ggcgaAGGCGTACGCGAGCGAGAACTTcgaggcggcggccgaGCTGTATGCCGCGGTGAACGAGGCAGCGGAGGCGGCGGGGCACGTGGAGCCCGACTTCCTCTTCCTGTACGGGCGCGCTCTGtggcgggcggcggcggcagccggcgacgtgctgggcggcgcggaggacgaggagcaGTCGGACCTGGAGGCGGCGTGGGAGGTGttggagctggcgcgcaCGCTGTACGAGGAGGCCCTGAGCGCGTCGGGGGACGCGGTGGTGCAGCAGAAGCTGGCGGAGACGTACGACGTGCTCGGGGAGGTGTCACTGGAAGCGGAGAACTTCGGGCAGGCAGCAGAGGATCTGCGGTCGTGcctggcgctgcgcgagcggagcggggcggcggagcGGCTGCTTGTGGAGGCGCACTACAAGCTGGCGCTCGCGCTGGAGTACGTGCCGGGCGGGGCGGCGGAGTgctgcgcgcagctgcagcggtGCGTGGATATGCTCGGCGCGCGCGTGGCGGCGGGCACGGGCGCGCCGGACGACggcgagctgctggcggagctgcagcagaaACTGGCGGACGTGGCAGCGCAGCCGCCGGCAGCGGAGGTGGCGCCGGACGCGCTGGCCGGCTtgcgcgagcagctggcgagcgcggcggtCAACGACCTGACCTCGCGCGtgcggcgccgcggtgGCGCGCCGGACGGTGGTCAATAGCGTATATAGTGTGCGGGTAACTGTGGTCACGTGCGGATGCTCCGCGAACGGCTGGCGGCTTCGCGCAGGATTTTTAGACAAACCCCTGTTGTTTACTTCTCCCACCCTACACAGGGTGCGAACCAATACCATATGACCTCGGAAGCAAGACGCAACAGGAGTGGTGCCAGCCACACGAGCGCTGGCGAAGTGGGCGGGCCATTGCAGCGGTTTGCCGGCCTAGTAAAGACGCTGCAGTTTGCATGGTTTGCGGGGCACGTCGTGGTCCTGCTCACGGCCTCCATGTATCTGCTGGGCGTGCGGGGCTCGTCGGACTTCCACCAGGTGGTCTACTCGTTGCTGTACCTCGGCGTACTGGAGTCCTTTGGGATCATAGTATACCAGCAGCACTTCAACCTTGCGGGTAAGCAGGGGCGGGGCCGCAGCCTCCAGGAGTTCGTACATGACGAGAACTTTCTCTACTGCATGCTGGCGGCTATGTGGCTGCTGACGCCGCGCTTTGCTGCGACAGTGCCGCCGTTCGCGATCTTCAGCTCTTTCCACGCATTAACCTACCTCAAGGGGGTGTTGCTGCCGGTGGTTTTCCGCGCCGAGGAGAACAACAGCTACATGCGGCTCATCTCGGGCTTTTTGCGCGACAACCATGACAAGTCGCTCAGCTGGTCGTGCAACAGCGAGCTCGCATGTTTCTTGGTGGTATTCCTGCGCGCCCTTGCTTGTCGCCGCCGCTCGTGGATTGTGCTGGCTCTCTACTCGCTTTTCATCAAGGCGCGCTACGAAAAATCGGCCAACATGCGTGCGGTGGTACGGAAGTGGGAGGTGCGTGCGGACGGCGTAGTTTCGCATCCACGCATTCCCGCTCAGTTGAAACGGGCCTACGCCAAGTCCAAGATGCAGATCAACCGCCTCGGTTCATTCTCTGTTTTCGCTCCTTTCCAGAAACCGTCGGTGGCCGCTGGAAAGAAGCCTATGGGCTCTCCCGCCTCGAAGCACGAGTGAGGCTCATGCGGTCTTTTTTGAATCGGCCTCCCCCTTTCTGTCGG
This is a stretch of genomic DNA from Eremothecium gossypii ATCC 10895 chromosome VI, complete sequence. It encodes these proteins:
- a CDS encoding SHNi-TPR domain-containing protein (Syntenic homolog of Saccharomyces cerevisiae YLL022C (HIF1)); translation: MADDGEIQGLLAQAAKAYASENFEAAAELYAAVNEAAEAAGHVEPDFLFLYGRALWRAAAAAGDVLGGAEDEEQSDLEAAWEVLELARTLYEEALSASGDAVVQQKLAETYDVLGEVSLEAENFGQAAEDLRSCLALRERSGAAERLLVEAHYKLALALEYVPGGAAECCAQLQRCVDMLGARVAAGTGAPDDGELLAELQQKLADVAAQPPAAEVAPDALAGLREQLASAAVNDLTSRVRRRGGAPDGGQ
- the POM33 gene encoding nucleoporin POM33 (Syntenic homolog of Saccharomyces cerevisiae YLL023C (POM33)), with the protein product MLRERLAASRRIFRQTPVVYFSHPTQGANQYHMTSEARRNRSGASHTSAGEVGGPLQRFAGLVKTLQFAWFAGHVVVLLTASMYLLGVRGSSDFHQVVYSLLYLGVLESFGIIVYQQHFNLAGKQGRGRSLQEFVHDENFLYCMLAAMWLLTPRFAATVPPFAIFSSFHALTYLKGVLLPVVFRAEENNSYMRLISGFLRDNHDKSLSWSCNSELACFLVVFLRALACRRRSWIVLALYSLFIKARYEKSANMRAVVRKWEVRADGVVSHPRIPAQLKRAYAKSKMQINRLGSFSVFAPFQKPSVAAGKKPMGSPASKHE